TCATCAAGACAGTGCCAGGAAGAAATAATAGCGTAATggattgatttaatttcagaaacttcttttagaaatatttgtaactgTTCAGCTCATCATTGTATAAttgattatattataataatataatatattatgattgatttatatatatatatattttttttcatttttaaattatgtgcgtgttttttttttagtgttatcTCAGATTTGTCTAAAACACTGACATAAATAGAGTGCATTACAAGCAACGGCTGACAAACTCCAGATTTTCTTGTCCAAACAGTTGTAAGCAATTTTGGAAATGGAACCTTCTCCTTTGGCTATACTGTCTGATATGCACAATGTTCTTGCTATTACAGGATGCTGATGAAGACAGTGTGTCACAGGACCTTGCTGTTCAAAGCCTGAAGATCTACAACATCAAAGCTAACACGTCAGAGGAGCCAGACATCGGTATCGTGGTGGACGGCGTGAAAATTCTAACTGCTCTGGGTAACTTTCCAAGGGCTTGTTCCCTGCTTGTTGGGTTGGCGTATGCTGTGAATCTTGCCTATCCAAAGGAGCTCAGATACACATTTGAAGTGTTTCAGAAACTTCTCCTCGGGCTGGATAGTTCAAAGCTCTCCCCAAAAGTGAACAGCCTCAGGAATAAACTACTGGCTTAAGAAAACGGACCCTTGCTAAACAATAGGGAATAGACAAGTCACTGTGAAAACCAACATGCAAAACTTTGTGAAATGCTCTGTGAAGTTAGTTAAAATTAGGGTAATTTTCAGTTCAGTGGATTTCTGCATGTGTATTTTTTCTTGCAGTACATTACAGTTAACCACCCTTTCTAAGGACTGACCCCTTGTTCTCATATGTGGTAGTACGGCCTGTTATATGGCTTTGGATCTGTTCAGGTCTGTCACATGAACCCTTGTCCCTTTTATACAGCATAGAGCATCCACTATTGCCTTTTTGGAGAGTCCATGCAGGCTTCACCACTGAAGGGTGATGATCTGCAGActgcaaaactttgttgtgtttcatttgcACTTTATATAATATGTTTTCGTTCAGTTCTGTCTTTCAACTTATTTTTCGAAAAGGAAAGTAAGTGTCACGGAGCTAAGGGCCCCAACACAGTGACAAGATGTAgcataaacatacaaaaaaagaaaattgaagtTTTTGTGCCTCAAAGGTCTCACCCATCTCTCACATCTTGTCATGTTTTCCCCAGGTAAGTTTTATGTGCATACTTGTTTTGTGCTCTGCATGCCTCTTAAACATAAAGGGAACTCTTATGTGATTGATAAATTGTTGAAGCAAGCTTAACTGAGTCCAAGTTGATTGTTGTTGATGTGACGGTTCTAAAAAATCATGTTAACTATACTTTGAGCAGAGTGGCACTATGTTTTTGACTTGATGCTGATAAATATTGCCCcttctctgttttattgttgtattttggaATTTTGCACTTGTTGGGTGCTGGATAAACACGTTTTATAAAGTTGCACaaataaatgctgctgctgttttatgcattgtaatttgttgttttttgatgcCACTCAAGTTTGGTCAGGATATTGTGTAAATTAGACACAGAAAAATTATGGCAACAAAGTGACATTCAATATTATTGAATAGATTTAAAGTCCTatgatagaaataaaaacttaaattttatcaattattttagcTACAGATAAATAAGAACAACAGTGTTAATGTGTTGAATTAAGCAATAATGTGCTACAATATGAGTTGAtatcatttatattatttacttaatccaaataatttttatgcTGATGTTTAGTAAATCTAAATCAATTTCAcccatttaattaataaatataagtaAATTTCACCTAGATTATCAGTAAATAGGAATCAATTTCCCCCAGATATTTAGTAAATCTAAATCATTTTTGCTCAGATACTTAGTAAATGAAAATAAGGTTTCCTTGTAAAATTGACTTGgatttactaaatatttctgGGCAATATAACTTATCATTTGGCTTGATATTACAAAATCCAACACATTTCAGCTGTTGCTTCTATTAAGAtgtacttaatttttaaaagttaagttAAGTTAACATATtcaatactttttaatcaaaattgtaTAACCTAAAATCTATTCAATTATATTACGTGTCACTTTGTTGccacaatttttttaagtaaccattggtcctggagggccggtgtcctgcaactcttagagtctccctggtccaacacacctgaatccaacagctgaatcacctcctaagtgcagtcaagttctccagagtcctgccaatgacctcattatttgactcaggtgtgttgaagtagagatacatctaaaagttacaggagaccggccctccaggaccaggagtggcCACCCCGTTATATGGGGTTGGGCTACATTTATTTGGtcaattaattgaatttttacttttttatttggactttgattTCAAGCCAACTCTACAATGGGATGTTGTAtagaacattttttacatttattttaaaaattaataattttataagaaTACAGCCATGCTACAAAGTCAAAATAGTACAAATCTAAAGTCTTAATATTAAAGTAGGAAAGTCGTAATATTAGGGAAACGTggtaattttatgaaaactttaacccaaaataataaatttaaaatgtcaaatttttgaGGATCTTGTGAAACAATACTTTGATATCAGTTTTATAGATgaggaaatattttgtttagcaTAAAGCTAAACATTATGGCTCAAAAACACATCATGAGAAAAGCATCTCCTATCAGTTGACATCAacaattattatgttttgttttaaatatctgaaatacgaCCAAACTGTTGCTGTGATCTTTCCTgtcttattaatatttttcactcCATGGCAGttgcaaaaccttaaactgctgatGTGCAGGTtacccagcaggttgttgctatgtAGATGAAGTTGGGGGGAACTCGAATCTGCTTGCTACTCATGAGGTTATTGCTAGACAACCAGATCGTGAGTTAGTTAGCGGATGCCACCACCCTTACTTTGCTAGTTGTgggaggttgagcagctaaagcctttcctctgcctacatccccctgAATGCTGTGCCGTTCTGGATCAGaattcagtgaatattctacaTAATGAATATCTATTAATATAGTATCTACGGTATTGAAATTGATCATATGTTTCACAATATAGATTGTTGGTTTATAGTCCAGCCCTACATCAACATCAATTTTCACTAGCAGGATTTTGAAAAGATTGTGCAAACAGTTTTTCTATTGCGAAGAAAGAATCACATGGACTGAGGTGGTCA
This window of the Gambusia affinis linkage group LG15, SWU_Gaff_1.0, whole genome shotgun sequence genome carries:
- the LOC122845379 gene encoding uncharacterized protein LOC122845379 isoform X2: MAEQTLFSTIQDEFHRITMVHLESKFMSKLDEYTPRLLNLFHSKGGSMGLRLQAILLKTPSNPDINMTRDVIIRCLMLYLGESTDQLLKEYDDADEDSVSQDLAVQSLKIYNIKANTSEEPDIGIVVDGVKILTALGNFPRACSLLVGLAYAVNLAYPKELRYTFEVFQKLLLGLDSSKLSPKVNSLRNKLLA